From Erwinia pyri, a single genomic window includes:
- the pilM gene encoding pilus assembly protein PilM produces MAFQTWQVGLDIQNGQLCALGIQRCRNGWQLRHWWQHALPQDTLVNGLLQRPEPLIPLLQRWRKLLPYRLSLRVGFPPQLVLQRQVELPGTQLREPERSRYITAAARRFFPIEPETLALDYRADAEQQQALYITAARRDALQAWLHCLERASLKANVLELTPAALCALSSSLSLTPSAALVHRLHDHWLWYTAQPGHPRWGWCSLQEAPDFAALQQKQLATINAFYYSSVLEEPLPVSAQWLDPLAAFSLKHPPLPQFAGAFSLAAGLALRPGDA; encoded by the coding sequence ATGGCATTTCAGACATGGCAAGTCGGCCTGGATATTCAAAACGGGCAGCTTTGCGCCCTCGGCATCCAGCGTTGTCGCAACGGCTGGCAACTTCGCCACTGGTGGCAGCATGCGTTGCCGCAAGATACGTTAGTTAACGGGCTGCTGCAACGTCCTGAACCGCTGATCCCCCTTCTGCAACGCTGGCGTAAGCTGCTGCCTTATCGCCTCTCGCTGCGGGTGGGATTTCCGCCGCAGCTGGTTCTGCAACGGCAGGTTGAACTGCCGGGCACCCAGTTACGTGAGCCAGAGCGTAGCAGGTACATCACCGCAGCGGCGAGGCGATTTTTCCCAATTGAACCGGAGACGCTGGCGCTCGACTACCGGGCAGATGCGGAGCAGCAGCAGGCTCTCTACATCACCGCGGCACGTCGTGACGCGCTGCAGGCGTGGCTGCACTGCCTTGAACGGGCCAGCCTGAAGGCAAACGTGCTGGAGCTGACGCCCGCCGCGCTCTGTGCTTTGTCCAGCTCGCTCTCGCTCACGCCTTCCGCAGCATTAGTGCACCGGCTGCACGATCACTGGTTGTGGTACACGGCGCAGCCAGGGCATCCACGCTGGGGATGGTGTTCCCTGCAGGAGGCACCCGATTTTGCCGCTCTGCAACAGAAGCAGCTGGCGACGATTAACGCATTCTACTACAGCTCCGTTCTGGAAGAGCCTCTTCCCGTCTCTGCGCAATGGCTGGATCCGTTAGCGGCTTTCTCCCTGAAACACCCCCCTTTACCTCAGTTTGCCGGAGCTTTCTCTCTGGCGGCAGGGCTGGCGCTACGACCGGGAGATGCCTGA
- a CDS encoding PilN domain-containing protein — protein sequence MVWVNLLPWRAERLKSQWQRWLLVMGVLMLMLLTASVPLWGQQALNQQNIKLIEQVHQAQQNVRQQLKQLTLLEAEREALRHSTANQLRRREALKQWALFIRNLTTAMPDTLWLTGLTKSQQSLTVSGVCQGVSDLAAFRQRLQEMALIAQVKMGTLSRSKEGQMLFHLLASLSRENRADE from the coding sequence ATGGTCTGGGTCAATCTTCTGCCGTGGCGAGCCGAACGGCTTAAAAGTCAGTGGCAGCGCTGGCTGCTGGTGATGGGGGTGCTGATGTTGATGCTGCTAACAGCGAGCGTGCCGCTCTGGGGGCAACAGGCGTTGAACCAGCAGAACATTAAGCTGATTGAGCAGGTTCATCAGGCGCAGCAGAACGTCAGGCAACAGCTGAAGCAGTTAACGTTACTGGAAGCGGAACGGGAGGCGCTGCGTCACTCAACAGCAAACCAGCTCAGGCGCAGAGAAGCGCTTAAGCAGTGGGCTCTTTTTATCCGCAATCTGACAACAGCAATGCCCGATACGCTGTGGCTGACTGGCCTTACGAAAAGTCAGCAGAGTCTGACAGTTTCAGGAGTTTGCCAGGGCGTCAGCGATCTTGCTGCTTTCCGCCAGCGTTTGCAGGAGATGGCGCTGATTGCACAGGTGAAAATGGGCACGTTAAGCCGGAGCAAAGAGGGCCAGATGCTTTTTCATCTGCTTGCTTCACTCAGTAGGGAGAATCGTGCCGATGAGTAA
- a CDS encoding HofP DNA utilization family protein has protein sequence MSADLRINWRLAASLFLLLTAECQASRDPFRPVEAACRQEQVVPEGWRLKGIVGQKQDYRVLLLTVNGKWAQRRQGEPVDEHWYLLNVGALSITLGDRKGCQSPVEKRLKGSLYERDDLPAVPPLLTAFSG, from the coding sequence ATGAGCGCTGACCTCAGAATAAATTGGCGGCTGGCGGCAAGCCTGTTCCTGCTGTTGACGGCAGAGTGCCAGGCCAGCAGGGATCCCTTCAGGCCTGTTGAGGCTGCCTGCCGACAGGAACAGGTTGTTCCTGAGGGCTGGCGACTAAAAGGGATCGTCGGGCAAAAACAGGATTACCGCGTCTTATTGCTAACGGTAAACGGAAAATGGGCACAGCGACGCCAGGGGGAGCCAGTGGATGAGCACTGGTATCTGCTTAACGTTGGCGCGCTCAGCATTACGCTGGGCGATCGAAAAGGGTGCCAGTCGCCAGTAGAAAAACGCTTAAAAGGAAGCCTCTATGAAAGGGATGATTTGCCTGCTGTTCCTCCTCTGCTTACCGCTTTCTCGGGCTGA
- the hofQ gene encoding DNA uptake porin HofQ, with product MKGMICLLFLLCLPLSRAEKSPLSLAFDEAPVGQVFQALAAWKQLNLVVAPEVSGTLSVRLDNVAWEQAIALVARMAKVTIEQQQNVLLVWPESRLLEQQRQLEKAREKAEAELPLITEVLTLAHADASTVNSSLLAERAKLMSGRGSVTVDTRTNSLLLRETEPALEAIRRWVHALDVPLEQIELAAHIVTINEESLRELGVRWGLSGEEQITRALRASQFSVNLPVTEAALTAGFTLARLDGRLLDLELSALEQESKLEIIASPRLFTSHQQTASIKQGTEIPYEVSNGSNGNTRVEFKEAVLGMEVTPVVQHDGRILLKLHLSQNVPGRTMRSGEGEYLAIDKQEIQTQVTLKDGQTLALGGIFQRENANGQRKVPLIGDIPIVGSLFRYDIHQQKRRELVIFITPRLIRDE from the coding sequence ATGAAAGGGATGATTTGCCTGCTGTTCCTCCTCTGCTTACCGCTTTCTCGGGCTGAAAAAAGCCCCCTCTCTCTGGCATTCGACGAGGCGCCGGTTGGGCAGGTTTTTCAGGCCCTTGCCGCCTGGAAACAGCTCAATCTGGTGGTGGCCCCGGAGGTGAGCGGCACGCTGTCAGTGAGGCTGGATAATGTTGCCTGGGAGCAGGCCATCGCGCTGGTTGCCAGAATGGCTAAGGTTACCATTGAGCAGCAGCAGAATGTCCTGCTGGTCTGGCCGGAAAGCAGGCTCCTGGAGCAGCAGCGTCAATTGGAAAAAGCGCGGGAAAAAGCGGAGGCCGAACTGCCATTAATCACAGAGGTGCTGACGCTGGCCCATGCCGATGCCAGTACGGTCAACAGCAGTTTGCTGGCTGAACGGGCGAAATTAATGAGTGGGCGCGGTAGCGTGACCGTGGATACCAGAACCAACAGCCTGCTGTTACGGGAGACTGAACCGGCTCTGGAAGCGATCCGCCGCTGGGTGCATGCTCTTGACGTCCCGCTTGAGCAGATTGAGCTGGCGGCACATATCGTCACCATCAACGAGGAGAGCCTGCGGGAGCTGGGCGTGCGTTGGGGGCTTTCCGGCGAGGAACAGATTACCCGTGCCTTACGCGCCAGCCAGTTCAGCGTTAATTTGCCGGTGACGGAAGCCGCGCTGACGGCGGGTTTCACGCTGGCCAGGCTGGATGGCCGGCTGCTTGATCTGGAGCTGAGCGCGCTGGAGCAGGAGAGCAAGCTGGAGATTATCGCCAGTCCGCGCCTGTTTACCTCTCATCAGCAGACTGCCAGCATTAAGCAGGGCACCGAAATCCCTTATGAAGTCTCCAACGGCAGCAATGGCAATACCCGCGTTGAGTTTAAGGAGGCGGTGCTGGGGATGGAGGTGACGCCGGTTGTACAGCATGACGGGCGGATTTTACTCAAGCTGCATCTTTCACAAAATGTGCCTGGCCGCACGATGCGCAGCGGAGAGGGGGAGTACCTGGCTATCGATAAACAGGAAATCCAGACTCAGGTCACGCTGAAAGATGGGCAAACGCTGGCATTAGGGGGCATTTTCCAGCGTGAAAATGCCAACGGACAACGAAAGGTGCCGCTGATTGGCGATATTCCGATAGTGGGGTCGCTTTTTCGTTATGATATTCATCAGCAAAAACGGCGGGAATTGGTGATCTTCATCACGCCACGACTGATCCGTGACGAGTAA
- the aroK gene encoding shikimate kinase AroK: protein MAEKRNIFLVGPMGAGKSTIGRQLAQQLNMEFFDSDQEIERRTGADVGWVFDVEGEEGFRDREEKIINELTEKQGIVLATGGGSVKSRETRNRLSARGVVVYLETTIEKQLARTQRDKKRPLLQVESPPREVLEALADERNPLYEEIADVTIRTDDQSAKVVANQIINMLEKS, encoded by the coding sequence ATGGCAGAGAAACGCAATATCTTTCTGGTTGGGCCTATGGGTGCCGGCAAAAGCACTATTGGGCGTCAGTTAGCTCAGCAACTCAATATGGAATTTTTCGATTCCGATCAAGAAATTGAGCGACGTACCGGAGCGGATGTGGGTTGGGTGTTCGACGTCGAAGGCGAAGAAGGCTTCCGCGATCGCGAAGAAAAAATCATCAATGAACTCACCGAGAAGCAGGGCATCGTGCTGGCTACCGGTGGCGGTTCTGTGAAATCACGCGAAACCCGCAACCGTCTTTCGGCTCGTGGCGTAGTGGTGTATCTGGAAACCACCATCGAGAAGCAGTTAGCCCGTACTCAGCGTGACAAAAAACGCCCTTTGCTGCAGGTGGAATCCCCCCCGCGCGAGGTGCTGGAAGCGCTGGCCGATGAACGTAATCCGCTTTATGAAGAGATTGCCGACGTGACGATTCGTACTGATGACCAGAGCGCTAAAGTGGTCGCGAATCAGATTATCAACATGTTGGAAAAGAGCTAA
- the aroB gene encoding 3-dehydroquinate synthase: MEKITVTLGERSYPITIAAGLFNDPASFWPLKAGDRAMLVTNQTLAPLYLTPLRQQLESAGVEVDQTILPDGEQYKTLEVMDRVFTALLEKPHGRDTTLIALGGGVIGDLTGFAAASYQRGVRFIQVPTTLLSQVDSSVGGKTAVNHPLGKNMIGAFYQPASVVIDIDCLSTLPPRELASGLAEVIKYGIILDGEFFTWLENNLDALLALDAKAMTWCIRRCCELKAEVVAADEHEHGQRALLNLGHTYGHAIEAHMGYGNWLHGEAVAAGMVMAARTAERLGSFSAQETSRIIALLQRAGLPVTGPESMSAEAYLPHMLRDKKVLAGELRLVLPLTIGKAEVRSGVAHDTVLAAINDCQPG; the protein is encoded by the coding sequence ATGGAGAAGATTACCGTCACTTTGGGGGAGAGAAGTTACCCCATTACCATAGCTGCCGGATTGTTTAACGATCCGGCTTCGTTTTGGCCGCTTAAGGCGGGCGATCGGGCCATGCTGGTCACTAACCAGACGCTGGCCCCTCTCTACCTGACACCTCTTCGTCAGCAGCTGGAAAGCGCTGGCGTAGAGGTAGACCAGACGATCCTTCCCGACGGCGAGCAGTACAAGACGCTGGAGGTGATGGATCGGGTCTTTACCGCACTTCTGGAAAAACCTCACGGTCGCGATACAACCCTGATCGCCCTCGGCGGTGGGGTGATTGGCGATCTCACCGGGTTTGCGGCGGCGAGCTATCAGCGCGGCGTGCGCTTTATTCAGGTTCCTACCACGCTGCTCTCCCAGGTTGACTCCTCTGTGGGAGGAAAAACCGCCGTCAATCACCCGCTGGGTAAAAACATGATCGGCGCGTTTTATCAGCCCGCTTCCGTGGTGATCGATATCGACTGCCTGAGCACGCTGCCACCGCGTGAGCTGGCGTCTGGTCTGGCGGAAGTGATCAAATACGGCATCATTCTGGATGGCGAATTCTTTACCTGGCTGGAAAACAATCTCGATGCTTTGCTGGCGCTTGATGCCAAAGCGATGACCTGGTGCATTCGCCGCTGCTGCGAGCTGAAAGCAGAGGTTGTGGCGGCAGACGAGCATGAGCATGGCCAGCGTGCGTTGTTGAATCTGGGGCATACTTACGGTCACGCCATTGAAGCCCATATGGGGTACGGCAACTGGCTACACGGTGAAGCTGTGGCGGCCGGTATGGTGATGGCGGCAAGAACCGCCGAGCGTCTGGGATCGTTCTCAGCGCAGGAGACCAGCCGGATTATCGCATTGCTGCAGCGGGCAGGCTTGCCCGTTACCGGGCCGGAGAGCATGTCCGCTGAAGCCTATTTGCCGCATATGCTGCGCGACAAAAAGGTGCTGGCGGGGGAGCTGCGTCTGGTGCTGCCTCTGACTATCGGTAAAGCGGAAGTGCGCAGCGGCGTTGCACATGATACGGTGCTGGCTGCTATTAACGACTGTCAGCCAGGCTGA
- a CDS encoding SPOR domain-containing protein: MDEFKPEDELKPDTSDRRPQRSRKTSSAPKVPVSRQHMMMGIGILVLLLLVIGIGSALNSPDDSASKSAQQPSTPSGTSGAGSDKNIDLSGSSSMSGQNGTPAAPASTEQQQPASNAPQEISVPPISSTPTQAEPVQAPANQQRVELPGDLNNALSNQQGQVDVAAQGAQQSGSLPTAPATVAPGGNVSAPKAVTGQTHQNQPAAVHKPAPKPAATAKESRPKSSASASHTASEPARAASSAPAGSYTLQLSSASRSDTLNAWAKKQNLSSYHVYKTTRNGQPWYVLVSGSYATPAEAKRAVASLPAEVRAKSPWVKPVSQVKKEAAN; encoded by the coding sequence ATGGACGAATTTAAACCGGAAGACGAGTTAAAACCTGACACCAGCGATCGCCGCCCGCAGCGGTCCCGCAAAACGTCTTCTGCCCCTAAAGTCCCGGTTTCCCGTCAGCATATGATGATGGGGATTGGTATTCTGGTGCTGCTGCTATTGGTGATTGGCATTGGATCTGCGCTGAATTCGCCTGATGATAGCGCCAGCAAGAGCGCCCAGCAGCCTTCCACCCCTTCAGGTACTTCTGGCGCCGGTAGCGATAAAAACATCGATCTTTCGGGCTCCTCCTCCATGAGCGGGCAGAACGGCACGCCCGCTGCGCCAGCCTCAACAGAGCAGCAGCAGCCAGCCAGCAATGCTCCGCAGGAGATCAGCGTACCGCCTATCTCTTCCACGCCCACTCAGGCTGAGCCTGTGCAGGCACCAGCGAATCAACAGCGTGTTGAACTGCCGGGCGATCTGAACAACGCACTCTCTAATCAGCAGGGGCAGGTGGATGTGGCGGCGCAGGGCGCACAGCAGAGTGGCTCATTGCCCACGGCACCCGCTACGGTAGCGCCAGGCGGCAACGTTTCTGCACCAAAAGCAGTTACCGGGCAGACTCATCAGAATCAACCCGCGGCTGTACACAAACCCGCGCCGAAGCCTGCTGCAACTGCTAAAGAGAGCAGGCCGAAAAGTAGCGCTTCTGCCAGCCATACTGCGTCCGAACCTGCCAGAGCGGCCTCTTCGGCACCGGCTGGAAGCTATACGCTCCAGCTGAGCAGTGCTTCAAGATCGGATACGCTTAACGCCTGGGCGAAGAAGCAAAACCTGAGCAGCTACCACGTCTATAAAACGACCCGTAACGGGCAACCCTGGTATGTGCTGGTCAGCGGCTCTTACGCTACGCCAGCTGAAGCGAAGCGCGCCGTAGCTTCCCTTCCGGCCGAAGTCCGGGCAAAAAGCCCCTGGGTGAAGCCGGTCAGCCAGGTGAAAAAAGAAGCGGCTAATTAA
- the dam gene encoding adenine-specific DNA-methyltransferase, protein MKKNRAFLKWAGGKYPLLDDIQRHLPEGDCLIEPFVGAGSVFLNTHFPSYVLADINSDLINLYNIVKTRVSEFVTDARELFTSESNDSEFYYARRAEFNRCADPYRRGLLFLYLNRHCYNGLCRYNLRGEFNVPFGRYRKPYFPEDELYWFSERSQNATFVCESYDVTLNRAPQGAVVYCDPPYAPLSATANFTAYHTNSFSLLQQQHLAELAEKLAAESRIPVLISNHDTPLTRVWYQAAELHQIKARRSISRNSNGRNQVDELLALFASK, encoded by the coding sequence ATGAAAAAAAATCGCGCTTTTTTGAAATGGGCGGGTGGCAAATACCCGCTGCTTGATGATATCCAGCGTCATCTGCCAGAAGGGGACTGCCTGATCGAGCCTTTTGTCGGGGCCGGCTCGGTGTTCCTGAACACGCATTTTCCAAGCTATGTTCTTGCGGATATCAACAGCGATCTGATTAACCTCTATAACATCGTCAAAACCCGCGTCAGCGAGTTTGTTACCGATGCCCGCGAGCTTTTTACCAGCGAGAGCAACGACTCAGAATTCTATTACGCCCGTCGTGCAGAATTTAATCGCTGCGCCGATCCTTATCGTCGCGGCCTGCTGTTTTTGTATCTGAACCGCCATTGCTACAATGGCCTGTGTCGTTACAACCTGCGCGGTGAGTTCAACGTGCCGTTTGGCCGCTATCGCAAACCCTATTTTCCGGAAGATGAGCTCTACTGGTTCTCTGAGCGCTCGCAGAATGCGACCTTTGTCTGTGAATCGTACGATGTTACCCTTAACCGGGCGCCGCAAGGGGCGGTAGTCTATTGCGATCCTCCCTATGCGCCGCTGTCGGCCACGGCGAACTTCACCGCCTACCACACCAACAGCTTCAGCCTGCTGCAACAGCAGCATCTGGCGGAGCTGGCAGAGAAGCTGGCCGCTGAAAGTCGTATACCGGTGCTGATTTCTAATCACGATACCCCGCTGACCAGGGTCTGGTACCAGGCAGCCGAGCTGCATCAAATCAAGGCGCGGCGTTCAATCAGCCGCAACAGTAACGGACGTAATCAGGTGGATGAACTGCTGGCGCTGTTTGCCAGCAAATAA
- the rpe gene encoding ribulose-phosphate 3-epimerase, whose product MKQFLIAPSILSADFARLGEDTAKALAAGGDVVHFDVMDNHYVPNLTMGPMVLKALRDYGITAPIDVHMMVKPVDRLIPDFAKAGASYITFHPEASDHVDRSLQLIKEHGCKAGLVFNPATPLSYLDFVMDKLDVILLMSVNPGFGGQSFIPGTLDKLRQVRKLIDQSGYDIRLEVDGGVKAENIGEIAAAGADMFVAGSAIFGKPDYKKVIDDMRTELEKSRHGSFH is encoded by the coding sequence ATGAAACAGTTTTTAATTGCCCCATCAATTCTGTCTGCTGACTTTGCCCGTCTGGGCGAAGATACGGCGAAAGCGCTGGCCGCCGGTGGCGATGTTGTGCATTTTGACGTGATGGATAACCATTACGTTCCCAACCTGACCATGGGCCCGATGGTGCTGAAAGCGCTGCGTGACTACGGCATTACCGCTCCCATTGACGTGCATATGATGGTGAAACCGGTGGACAGACTGATCCCCGACTTCGCCAAAGCGGGTGCCAGCTACATCACCTTCCATCCGGAAGCCTCTGATCACGTTGACCGCTCGCTGCAGCTGATCAAAGAGCATGGCTGCAAAGCTGGCCTGGTATTTAATCCGGCGACCCCGCTCAGCTACCTTGATTTTGTGATGGATAAGCTGGATGTTATTTTGCTGATGTCGGTTAATCCGGGCTTTGGCGGACAATCCTTTATTCCCGGCACGCTGGATAAGCTGCGCCAGGTTCGTAAGCTGATCGATCAAAGCGGCTATGACATTCGCCTGGAAGTGGACGGCGGCGTGAAGGCTGAAAACATTGGCGAAATTGCCGCAGCGGGCGCAGATATGTTTGTTGCCGGCTCCGCCATCTTTGGCAAACCCGATTATAAAAAAGTGATCGACGACATGCGCACCGAACTGGAGAAGTCACGTCATGGCTCATTTCACTAA
- a CDS encoding phosphoglycolate phosphatase gives MAHFTKVRALAFDLDGTLIDSAPGLTSAVDAALTSLSLPAAGIERVSTWIGNGADILIERALTWALGHAPEGELIRDARVLLDKHYATTIESGSKLFPGVKEGLAALAEKGLPMAIVTNKPTPFVAPLLASLGIAEYFSLIVGGDDVVAKKPHPAPLFLVLGKFGLLQEELVFVGDSRNDILAAQAAGCPCVGMTFGYNYGEPIATSQPTVVLDHFTDLLPALGL, from the coding sequence ATGGCTCATTTCACTAAAGTTCGCGCGCTGGCATTCGATCTTGACGGCACGCTTATCGACAGCGCGCCGGGTTTAACCAGCGCTGTCGATGCCGCATTAACGTCGCTCAGCCTTCCTGCTGCAGGCATCGAGCGGGTTTCCACCTGGATCGGTAACGGCGCTGATATTCTGATTGAGCGGGCGCTGACCTGGGCGCTGGGTCATGCGCCGGAAGGTGAGCTGATTCGCGATGCGCGCGTGCTGCTTGATAAGCACTATGCCACCACTATCGAAAGCGGCAGCAAGCTGTTCCCTGGCGTGAAGGAAGGGCTAGCGGCGCTGGCTGAGAAAGGCCTGCCGATGGCCATTGTCACCAACAAGCCAACGCCTTTTGTCGCGCCGCTGCTCGCCTCGTTAGGGATTGCGGAGTACTTCTCGCTGATCGTCGGTGGAGACGATGTGGTAGCGAAAAAGCCGCATCCTGCGCCTCTGTTCCTGGTGTTGGGCAAATTTGGCCTGTTGCAGGAGGAGCTGGTGTTTGTCGGCGACTCGCGAAATGATATTCTTGCCGCTCAGGCAGCAGGATGTCCCTGCGTCGGCATGACCTTCGGATACAACTACGGTGAGCCGATTGCCACCAGCCAGCCAACCGTTGTACTGGATCACTTTACCGATTTGTTGCCCGCTTTAGGGCTGTAA
- the trpS gene encoding tryptophan--tRNA ligase — protein MKPIVFSGAQPSGELTIGNYMGALRQWVSMQDTHDCIYCIVDLHAITVRQDPQALRKATLDTLALYLACGIDPQKSTIFVQSHVPEHTQLGWILNCYTYFGELSRMTQFKDKSARYEENINAGLFDYPVLMAADILLYQTTQVPVGEDQKQHLELSRDVAARFNALYGEVFKVPEPFIPKSGARVMSLLEPTKKMSKSDDNRNNVIGLLEDPKSVVKKIKRAMTDGDEPPVVRYDIKNKAGVSNLLDILSGVTGKSIPELEQQFEGQMYGHLKGAVADAVSGMLIDLQERYNRYRSDEALLEQVMRDGATKARAQAQETLKKVYEAVGFVAQP, from the coding sequence ATGAAACCCATCGTATTTAGCGGCGCACAGCCATCCGGCGAACTGACCATTGGTAATTATATGGGTGCGCTGCGTCAGTGGGTCAGCATGCAGGATACCCATGACTGCATCTACTGCATCGTTGATCTGCATGCCATCACCGTCCGTCAGGATCCTCAGGCGCTGCGTAAAGCCACGCTGGATACGCTGGCGCTCTATCTGGCCTGCGGTATCGACCCGCAAAAGAGCACTATCTTTGTGCAGTCGCACGTGCCTGAACATACTCAGCTGGGCTGGATCCTGAACTGTTACACCTATTTCGGCGAACTGAGCCGCATGACGCAGTTCAAAGATAAGTCTGCCCGCTATGAAGAGAACATCAACGCCGGACTGTTCGACTACCCGGTGCTGATGGCAGCCGATATCCTGCTCTATCAAACCACCCAGGTGCCGGTGGGCGAAGATCAGAAGCAGCATCTGGAGCTGAGCCGCGACGTGGCCGCCCGCTTTAACGCGCTCTATGGCGAGGTGTTTAAGGTGCCGGAGCCGTTTATCCCGAAATCGGGTGCGCGCGTGATGTCACTGCTGGAACCGACGAAAAAGATGTCCAAGTCAGACGATAACCGTAATAACGTGATTGGCCTGCTGGAAGATCCGAAATCGGTAGTGAAGAAGATCAAGCGGGCGATGACCGACGGCGACGAGCCGCCGGTGGTGCGTTATGACATCAAAAACAAGGCTGGCGTCTCTAACCTGCTGGATATTCTCTCAGGCGTGACCGGTAAAAGCATTCCTGAACTGGAACAGCAGTTTGAGGGGCAGATGTATGGTCATCTGAAAGGAGCCGTGGCTGATGCGGTATCCGGGATGCTGATTGATCTGCAGGAGCGGTACAACCGCTACCGCAGCGATGAAGCCCTGCTGGAGCAGGTGATGCGTGATGGCGCGACTAAAGCGCGTGCACAGGCTCAGGAAACGCTGAAGAAGGTTTATGAAGCCGTGGGCTTTGTCGCTCAGCCTTAA
- the cysG gene encoding siroheme synthase CysG, producing MDYLPLFCQLRNRACLLVGGGEVAERKARLLLKAGADLRVCSTYFSPPFTLWQQQGELALLPGNFHPDMLAGCWLVIAATDDAAMNQHVSACAEARQIFCNVVDAPEQASAIMPSIVDRSPLIVAVSSGGKAPVMARLLREKIEALLPQHLGKAAAYAGSLRQRVKNSFSEIGQRRRFWEKLFSHDRLAQALANGQSAQVEQLTETLFATPLEERGEVVLVGAGPGDAGLLTLKGLQQIQQADVVVYDRLVSDEILELVRRDAERIFVGKRAGFHCVPQESINQLLLEQAQRGKRVVRLKGGDPFIFGRGAEELEALLAANIPFSVVPGITAASGCSAYSGIPLTHRDYAQSVRLVTGHVQADGGLDWKNLAAEKQTLVFYMGLAQAGEIQHQLLEHGMSADMPVAIVERGTSTQQRVVSGELHALATLAAAASSPSLIIVGRVVALREKLRWF from the coding sequence GTGGATTATCTTCCTCTCTTTTGTCAGCTGCGTAACCGGGCCTGCCTGCTGGTTGGCGGTGGCGAGGTGGCAGAACGTAAAGCCCGTCTGTTACTGAAAGCGGGGGCAGACCTGCGGGTCTGCTCAACCTACTTCTCTCCCCCGTTTACTCTCTGGCAGCAGCAGGGCGAGCTGGCCCTTTTGCCCGGAAACTTCCATCCCGACATGCTTGCAGGCTGCTGGCTGGTCATTGCCGCTACTGACGACGCAGCCATGAATCAGCACGTCAGCGCCTGCGCGGAGGCCAGGCAAATTTTTTGCAACGTGGTGGATGCACCGGAGCAGGCCAGCGCCATTATGCCTTCCATCGTTGACCGTTCGCCGCTGATAGTGGCCGTTTCCAGCGGGGGTAAAGCGCCGGTGATGGCGAGGCTGCTGCGGGAGAAGATCGAAGCCCTGCTGCCTCAGCATCTGGGAAAAGCGGCTGCTTATGCGGGTTCGCTCCGTCAGCGCGTTAAAAACAGCTTCTCAGAAATCGGGCAGCGGCGTCGTTTTTGGGAGAAGCTCTTCAGCCACGATCGTCTGGCCCAGGCCCTGGCTAACGGGCAGTCTGCTCAGGTTGAACAGCTGACCGAAACGCTGTTTGCCACCCCGCTGGAAGAGAGAGGCGAAGTGGTGCTGGTTGGCGCCGGGCCTGGCGATGCCGGTCTGCTGACGCTGAAAGGGCTGCAGCAGATCCAGCAGGCGGATGTGGTGGTCTATGACCGGCTGGTATCGGATGAAATTCTTGAGCTGGTCAGACGCGATGCAGAGCGCATCTTCGTGGGGAAACGGGCGGGCTTTCACTGCGTCCCTCAGGAGTCGATCAATCAGCTGCTGCTGGAGCAGGCGCAGCGGGGCAAGCGTGTGGTGCGCCTGAAAGGGGGCGATCCCTTTATCTTTGGCCGTGGCGCTGAAGAGCTGGAAGCGCTGCTGGCGGCAAATATCCCCTTTTCCGTGGTGCCCGGTATTACCGCCGCTTCCGGCTGCTCAGCCTATAGCGGGATCCCGCTGACCCATCGCGATTATGCGCAAAGCGTACGTCTGGTAACAGGGCATGTTCAGGCCGATGGCGGACTGGACTGGAAAAATCTTGCGGCGGAAAAGCAGACGCTGGTGTTTTATATGGGGCTGGCACAGGCGGGAGAGATCCAGCATCAGCTGCTTGAGCACGGTATGTCAGCCGATATGCCGGTCGCCATTGTGGAGCGGGGAACCTCAACACAACAGCGGGTTGTCAGTGGAGAACTGCACGCGCTGGCCACGCTGGCTGCCGCAGCCAGCAGCCCTTCACTGATTATCGTAGGGCGCGTGGTGGCGCTAAGGGAGAAACTGCGCTGGTTTTAA
- the nirD gene encoding nitrite reductase small subunit NirD, with protein sequence MSHWYPICPLESILPATGVCAKVNDLQIALFRPRADDTVFALSNIDPFAQASVLSRGIIAEHQQTLWIASPLKKQRFRLQDGLCMEDESHSVASYPARVREGLVEIAV encoded by the coding sequence ATGAGTCACTGGTATCCCATCTGCCCGCTGGAGAGCATTCTGCCCGCTACCGGCGTCTGCGCTAAAGTGAACGATTTGCAGATAGCCCTGTTCCGCCCGCGGGCCGATGACACGGTGTTTGCGCTGAGTAATATCGATCCTTTCGCTCAGGCAAGCGTGTTGTCACGCGGCATTATCGCGGAGCATCAGCAGACGCTGTGGATAGCCAGCCCGCTGAAAAAACAGCGTTTTCGCCTGCAGGATGGTCTCTGCATGGAGGATGAAAGCCACTCCGTAGCCAGCTATCCCGCCCGCGTGCGGGAGGGGCTGGTAGAGATTGCTGTCTGA